The proteins below come from a single Drosophila suzukii chromosome X, CBGP_Dsuzu_IsoJpt1.0, whole genome shotgun sequence genomic window:
- the LOC108015280 gene encoding uncharacterized protein codes for MESDEGVGERPSTSGGKAMDSGSGIGMSAILGYAQSEYSLDTSSGAVMASRRHLESENDGNATDEEVEICITRLNFLPDRARRLYMDCQLSLPAGGSVPMRGGAETLSVSAVESSSSPEVRYERQRNTAAEVQKYWRLQKLAFACPLGNCDLVVNPGSLLSHCLTSHEDVISVEMKVGEARGLKLMGKSMPESRDKSQCVGLLIYESGRQVALNSNLPRIYTDWECRLPVLIMLWKTSWDSMPGSPRVTHLYILWLLCPQAQSPLQVTVSTEAGLPGAPRRQVIHTCSDSETIEKCDLLSDSPLFMRFTHREMKEHTEDYSQDIELQFTIHEDETVVAPNSPEPMKEDPLDPDEEQTTVEIEVIADIEVLPSEETSKEELGMEEAEEPTKDSTEDPTDDPTEDSTEAPTDDPFGDPFRDTSEFAEQSQ; via the coding sequence ATGGAGAGCGACGAGGGCGTGGGCGAGCGACCATCGACTTCTGGGGGCAAGGCCATGGACAGCGGATCGGGGATCGGGATGTCGGCCATCCTGGGCTACGCCCAGTCGGAGTACTCGCTGGACACCAGCTCTGGGGCCGTGATGGCCAGTCGGCGGCACCTGGAGAGCGAGAACGACGGGAATGCCACCGACGAGGAGGTTGAGATCTGCATAACCCGCCTCAACTTCCTGCCCGATCGGGCCAGGCGACTGTACATGGACTGCCAGCTGTCGCTTCCGGCGGGCGGAAGTGTCCCGATGCGCGGCGGGGCGGAGACTCTTTCCGTTTCCGCCGTGGAGAGCAGCAGTTCGCCGGAAGTGCGCTATGAGCGCCAGAGAAACACGGCCGCCGAAGTGCAGAAGTACTGGCGCCTGCAGAAACTGGCCTTCGCCTGCCCCCTCGGCAACTGCGATTTGGTGGTCAATCCCGGCAGTCTCCTGAGCCACTGCCTCACGTCGCACGAGGATGTGATCAGCGTGGAAATGAAGGTCGGCGAGGCCAGGGGCCTGAAGCTCATGGGCAAGTCCATGCCAGAATCGCGGGACAAAAGCCAGTGCGTGGGTCTGCTGATCTACGAGAGCGGCAGGCAGGTGGCTCTCAACTCCAATCTGCCCAGGATCTACACGGACTGGGAGTGCCGTCTGCCCGTCCTCATAATGTTGTGGAAGACCTCCTGGGACTCCATGCCCGGCAGTCCGCGGGTCACCCATCTCTACATCCTCTGGCTGCTCTGTCCCCAGGCTCAGTCGCCCCTGCAGGTGACCGTCTCGACAGAGGCGGGTCTTCCGGGAGCGCCCCGCCGCCAGGTGATCCACACCTGCTCCGACTCGGAGACCATCGAGAAGTGCGACCTGCTCTCCGACAGCCCGCTCTTCATGCGGTTCACCCATCGCGAGATGAAGGAGCACACCGAGGACTACTCTCAGGACATCGAGCTGCAGTTCACCATCCACGAGGATGAGACAGTGGTGGCCCCCAACTCTCCAGAACCGATGAAGGAGGATCCTTTGGACCCAGATGAGGAGCAAACTACGGTGGAAATCGAGGTGATTGCCGACATTGAAGTACTGCCAAGTGAGGAGACATCCAAGGAGGAGCTTGGCATGGAGGAAGCTGAAGAACCAACTAAAGACTCCACTGAAGATCCCACTGATGATCCAACTGAAGATTCCACTGAAGCCCCCACGGACGATCCATTCGGAGATCCCTTTAGAGATACCTCAGAATTCGCCGAACAATCCCAGTAA